In Sulfolobales archaeon, a single window of DNA contains:
- a CDS encoding DUF87 domain-containing protein: protein MRSLRRILYGKESIWLSSSAIIISPLIKNIIQHRNPHKSGIVIGRILNDTRVVFWDPMKAFNPHILIVGPTGSGKTETLITILRRAHEIFGSTVLFVDIRGDIASRLMERGVYYHLIDIPRTSLNSLEPRNTTPWIRVYQIFDSIIESYEINDLRLQGVLFEVLRRSYEKYDKPSWDDIITTLYEKDHDGLNGIIERILREISSLDTEPGKGYEIRKGEMNVVTMRDLTKEREELLRYAINIFFQDLINMASREKPDSQVNIFLGLDEAWILLSRRTSRRIVNLLRLARGYGISISMATQSFKDFGELWDMIAENTGLLIVMSNPSKSFWAEASKFLRIGEKYLEDIMTIMRRGDAIIRILPDPRAIPVSIDKDA from the coding sequence ATGAGATCTCTAAGAAGAATCCTCTATGGTAAAGAATCCATATGGCTTTCAAGCTCAGCAATCATAATATCACCTCTTATTAAAAATATTATACAGCATAGAAATCCTCATAAATCAGGTATAGTTATAGGAAGGATCCTTAATGATACTAGAGTTGTCTTCTGGGATCCTATGAAAGCATTCAATCCTCATATTCTTATAGTAGGACCTACGGGAAGCGGTAAGACTGAAACTCTTATAACCATATTGAGAAGAGCTCACGAGATATTTGGATCCACTGTATTGTTCGTAGACATTCGCGGCGACATAGCCAGCAGGCTTATGGAGAGAGGTGTTTATTATCATCTGATCGATATTCCTAGAACATCTCTAAACTCTCTAGAGCCTCGCAATACTACACCATGGATCAGGGTTTACCAGATTTTTGACAGTATTATAGAAAGTTATGAGATAAATGATCTAAGACTTCAAGGAGTGTTATTTGAGGTTCTGAGAAGAAGCTATGAAAAATATGACAAACCTTCATGGGATGATATCATAACAACACTCTATGAGAAAGATCATGATGGATTGAATGGTATTATAGAAAGGATCTTGAGAGAGATCTCATCACTAGATACAGAACCTGGAAAAGGATACGAGATCAGGAAAGGTGAGATGAATGTGGTTACGATGAGAGATCTTACTAAGGAGAGAGAAGAGCTTCTAAGGTACGCTATAAACATATTCTTCCAGGATCTTATAAACATGGCATCTAGAGAGAAGCCGGATTCTCAGGTTAATATATTTCTAGGATTAGATGAAGCATGGATTCTTCTCAGCAGAAGAACTTCTAGGAGAATTGTAAATCTTCTAAGACTAGCTAGAGGATATGGTATCTCTATTTCTATGGCTACGCAGAGTTTTAAAGATTTTGGAGAGCTATGGGATATGATCGCTGAAAATACAGGTCTTCTTATAGTGATGAGCAATCCTAGCAAGAGTTTTTGGGCTGAGGCATCTAAATTCCTAAGAATAGGAGAGAAGTATCTTGAAGATATAATGACTATAATGAGAAGAGGTGATGCCATAATAAGAATACTACCAGATCCCAGAGCTATACCTGTGAGCATAGATAAAGATGCCTGA
- a CDS encoding GNAT family N-acetyltransferase: protein MSSSYRIRNAEKKDLDEIVNLIVRLKKLNEEFDPLYTVREEVAEVARDYIEKSLERDDVFILVAESGGRIVGVIRVEIRSRIFYQPVFEGIITDLYTLPSFRDKGIGTALLDEAIKILRSRGISIIGAEFPPMNKIAVEFYEKRGFKPLLYTYFKEI, encoded by the coding sequence ATGAGTTCTTCTTATAGAATAAGAAATGCAGAAAAAAAGGATCTGGATGAAATAGTTAATCTAATAGTGAGATTGAAAAAGCTTAATGAAGAATTCGATCCTCTATATACAGTGAGAGAAGAAGTAGCAGAAGTCGCGAGAGACTACATTGAGAAATCATTAGAGAGAGATGACGTGTTTATACTGGTTGCAGAGAGTGGCGGGAGAATTGTAGGAGTTATAAGAGTTGAGATCAGATCTAGAATATTCTATCAGCCAGTGTTTGAAGGTATTATAACAGATCTCTATACACTCCCAAGCTTCAGAGACAAAGGTATTGGAACAGCACTTTTAGATGAAGCTATAAAAATCCTTAGAAGTAGAGGAATTAGCATCATAGGAGCTGAATTTCCTCCGATGAATAAAATCGCTGTAGAATTCTACGAGAAGAGAGGCTTTAAACCGCTTCTATACACTTATTTCAAAGAAATTTAA
- a CDS encoding RNA-guided pseudouridylation complex pseudouridine synthase subunit Cbf5 produces MSGVLPIALEESVKIVGVMVHTVKEYIALMELHSDVPEERVLEVFREFTGEIYQRPPLRSSVRRNIRIRRIHKIEVLDHDGRLYLIRVVTDPGTYIRKLIHDIGLILGVGAHMRELRRVRAGVFREDLNMVTLHRLSEAMYLYKEEGEERYLRECILPVEYGISHLPKIVVDVHTVDPIARGAQLAIPGIVLFDKSIERGDVIAILSPRGELVAVARSLMNSEEIMMKSKGIVASTMRVLMRPDIYPRWIKKGI; encoded by the coding sequence GTGTCCGGGGTTCTTCCTATAGCTCTTGAGGAGAGTGTTAAGATCGTAGGTGTAATGGTTCATACTGTTAAGGAGTATATAGCTTTAATGGAGCTTCATTCAGATGTTCCTGAGGAGAGGGTTTTAGAGGTTTTCAGGGAGTTTACCGGCGAGATATATCAGAGACCACCTCTGAGATCCTCTGTTAGGAGAAATATTAGGATTAGAAGGATTCATAAGATTGAAGTTCTAGATCATGATGGCAGGCTTTATCTTATAAGAGTAGTCACAGATCCAGGAACCTACATTAGAAAACTAATACATGATATAGGTCTTATCCTGGGTGTTGGAGCTCATATGAGAGAACTTAGAAGAGTTAGAGCAGGAGTGTTTAGAGAAGATCTAAACATGGTTACACTACACAGACTTTCAGAGGCTATGTACCTATACAAAGAAGAAGGAGAAGAGAGGTATCTGAGAGAATGCATACTTCCAGTAGAATACGGGATATCGCATCTCCCGAAGATAGTTGTAGATGTGCACACGGTAGATCCTATAGCCAGAGGAGCTCAACTAGCAATCCCCGGAATAGTTTTATTCGATAAGAGCATAGAAAGAGGAGACGTAATAGCAATACTTTCACCAAGAGGAGAACTCGTGGCAGTAGCTAGATCTCTTATGAACTCAGAAGAGATAATGATGAAGAGTAAAGGAATTGTAGCTAGCACGATGAGAGTTCTAATGAGACCAGACATATACCCTAGATGGATTAAAAAAGGTATTTAA
- a CDS encoding NADP-dependent malic enzyme, with product MSLKSEVDKWYEISLKAHKYYEGKIEVIPKVPIEKLIYFAVWYTPGVAEPSRAISKNKDLSFEITSRWNMIAVVTDGTRVLGLGNIGPEASYPVMEGKALIFKFLGGVDAVPLPIRARDADDFVETVKKLEPAFGGINLEDIESPKCFYILERLRKEMEIPVWHDDQQGTATATLAGLINALKIVGKKISDVSIALIGAGASNIPTYRLLVKMGANPKNMYLVDTKGILHAERDDIDKLRFENPWKYQIAIESNGEMRRGGIKEAMEGVDVVIAASRPGPGVIKKEWVARMNKDAIVFALANPVPEIWPWEAKEAGARVVATGRSDFPNQINNSLAFPSIFRGALDVRAKTITDEMAIRAAETLARFAEEKGIHEDYIIPTMEEYEVYIRVAVAVAEKAMEQGVARISKSRSELEERAREIIEKTREKYATLIRAGLIKDIVQL from the coding sequence ATGTCTTTGAAGTCTGAAGTAGATAAATGGTATGAGATCTCTCTCAAAGCTCATAAGTATTATGAAGGTAAGATTGAGGTGATTCCTAAAGTTCCTATTGAAAAGCTTATATACTTCGCTGTCTGGTATACTCCTGGTGTTGCCGAGCCTTCGAGGGCTATTTCTAAGAATAAGGATTTGAGCTTCGAGATAACATCTAGGTGGAATATGATTGCTGTGGTTACTGATGGAACTAGAGTTCTAGGATTAGGAAATATAGGTCCTGAAGCTTCATACCCCGTTATGGAGGGTAAGGCACTCATATTCAAATTCCTAGGAGGAGTTGATGCAGTTCCACTTCCTATAAGAGCTAGAGATGCTGATGACTTTGTTGAAACTGTTAAAAAGCTTGAGCCAGCTTTTGGAGGTATAAATCTTGAAGATATTGAAAGTCCTAAGTGTTTCTACATACTCGAGAGACTTAGAAAGGAGATGGAGATACCTGTGTGGCACGATGATCAGCAGGGTACTGCTACGGCAACGCTTGCAGGCTTGATCAACGCTCTCAAGATTGTTGGAAAGAAGATCTCTGATGTATCTATAGCATTAATAGGCGCGGGAGCTTCTAACATACCCACATATAGACTGCTCGTAAAGATGGGGGCAAACCCAAAGAACATGTATTTAGTAGATACAAAGGGCATACTTCATGCTGAGAGAGATGATATTGATAAGCTGAGATTTGAAAATCCATGGAAGTATCAGATAGCGATAGAATCTAATGGAGAGATGAGGAGAGGAGGTATTAAAGAGGCTATGGAAGGAGTTGATGTAGTTATTGCAGCATCAAGACCCGGACCTGGTGTGATTAAGAAAGAATGGGTGGCTAGGATGAACAAAGATGCAATTGTATTCGCTCTTGCAAATCCTGTCCCAGAGATATGGCCGTGGGAGGCTAAGGAGGCTGGTGCTAGAGTTGTTGCGACTGGTAGAAGCGATTTTCCTAATCAGATTAATAACAGTCTCGCATTTCCCTCTATATTCAGAGGAGCGTTAGATGTGAGGGCTAAAACCATAACGGATGAGATGGCTATCAGAGCTGCGGAGACTCTAGCTAGATTCGCGGAGGAGAAAGGGATTCATGAGGATTATATAATACCTACAATGGAAGAATACGAGGTTTATATAAGAGTCGCGGTAGCTGTCGCCGAAAAAGCTATGGAGCAGGGTGTTGCTAGGATTAGTAAAAGTAGGTCTGAGCTTGAGGAACGTGCTAGAGAGATTATAGAGAAAACTAGAGAGAAATATGCTACACTAATAAGAGCCGGACTTATAAAAGATATTGTACAACTATGA
- a CDS encoding tRNA pseudouridine synthase A gives MSLEEVLRFIRKLDEIASRETEYVIRKEEIGDVYRYGFNPYERPIETHIRLGIINLDKPPGPTSHEVAAWVKRILGVAKAGHAGTLDALTKDIPACPGFFL, from the coding sequence ATGAGTCTTGAGGAGGTCCTTAGATTTATTAGAAAACTCGATGAAATAGCTTCGAGAGAAACAGAATATGTTATTAGGAAGGAAGAGATAGGCGACGTATATAGATATGGGTTTAATCCCTATGAAAGACCTATAGAAACACACATTCGATTGGGGATTATAAATCTAGATAAGCCTCCAGGACCTACAAGTCATGAGGTGGCTGCATGGGTTAAAAGGATTCTTGGAGTTGCAAAGGCTGGACACGCTGGGACCTTAGACGCTCTTACGAAGGACATCCCAGCGTGTCCGGGGTTCTTCCTATAG
- a CDS encoding glycerate kinase — protein sequence MLDMHPREYVMKLIEVGLKAADPYESIMRNIRIKDDEILIGGFRTKLRKVHVIGFGKSSLRMAEALNDILGDFILGGVIITPDKSGRLGSIEISKGDHPIPGDNTSRSSERLLEYLSNVEEDDLVIILISGGGSALFEKPLPGLDLRDLAVATDILMRSGADIIELNTVRKHLSAVKGGRLLRYIKSKEIYSLIMSDVIGDPISFIASGPTAADETTYKDAIEVLRNRKIWDKIPESVRRVLLKGLNGEVEESIKPGDKILEKVRNIIIASNIISLNAMEIYARERGFNVVNLGPYIAGEAREVGRTMASILKSIKNLGKPVRPPAVVLCGGETTVTVRGEGVGGRNQEMCLSIMIEIRGLENIYFACIGSDGIDGVSPAAGAVVDGRGFEEAVRLGMDPKDYLDRNDSYTILKRIGRTVETGPTGTNVGDFYLGVVI from the coding sequence ATGCTAGATATGCATCCTAGAGAGTATGTTATGAAGCTTATAGAGGTAGGTCTGAAAGCTGCAGATCCCTATGAATCTATTATGAGGAATATTAGAATTAAAGATGATGAGATTCTTATCGGAGGTTTTAGAACCAAGCTGAGGAAGGTTCATGTAATAGGCTTCGGCAAGTCTAGTCTTAGAATGGCTGAAGCTTTAAATGATATTCTCGGGGATTTCATTCTAGGTGGTGTGATTATAACACCTGATAAATCTGGAAGATTAGGATCTATAGAAATTTCTAAAGGAGATCATCCTATTCCAGGAGATAATACTTCAAGATCTTCGGAGAGATTGCTCGAGTACTTATCCAATGTGGAAGAAGATGATCTGGTGATTATCCTGATCTCTGGAGGAGGTTCAGCACTCTTCGAAAAGCCTCTTCCAGGTCTAGATCTAAGAGATCTTGCTGTCGCAACAGATATTCTAATGAGATCTGGTGCAGACATAATAGAGCTGAATACCGTGAGAAAACATCTCTCAGCGGTTAAGGGAGGAAGACTTCTGAGATATATAAAAAGTAAAGAGATCTATTCACTTATAATGAGTGATGTTATAGGAGATCCTATAAGTTTCATAGCTTCAGGTCCTACAGCAGCTGATGAGACCACATATAAAGATGCTATAGAGGTTCTGAGAAATAGAAAAATCTGGGATAAGATTCCTGAGAGTGTCAGAAGAGTTCTTCTGAAAGGATTAAATGGAGAGGTTGAGGAAAGTATTAAACCAGGAGATAAAATTCTGGAGAAGGTTAGAAACATAATCATAGCAAGCAACATAATATCTCTCAATGCCATGGAGATCTATGCCAGAGAGAGAGGTTTTAATGTTGTGAATCTAGGTCCTTACATAGCTGGAGAAGCTAGGGAGGTGGGGAGAACCATGGCATCGATTCTTAAAAGTATTAAAAATCTGGGAAAACCTGTTAGACCACCTGCAGTAGTATTATGCGGTGGAGAAACCACAGTGACTGTAAGAGGAGAAGGAGTTGGAGGTAGGAATCAGGAGATGTGTCTCTCTATAATGATAGAGATCAGAGGCTTGGAGAATATCTACTTTGCATGTATAGGAAGTGATGGAATAGATGGGGTAAGCCCGGCTGCGGGAGCTGTGGTCGATGGCAGAGGTTTTGAGGAGGCTGTGAGATTGGGTATGGATCCAAAGGATTATCTTGATAGAAATGATTCTTACACCATACTAAAGAGAATAGGTAGAACCGTGGAGACAGGTCCTACAGGAACTAATGTAGGAGATTTCTATCTGGGGGTTGTAATCTAG